GACCGGATCGGGCGAGACATCATCGACGGGCTCGACAAGGGCTCGCTGGAACTGCCGTTCTGGATGGTCTACGACGACCGCGCCGGCGATGTGCCGCCGGTGCGCTCCACGAGCGTGCCGATGGCCTCCTCGGAGGAGTATGCCCGCGCGGGCCTGCGGCACAGCGCATCCAGTCTCGGAGAGCTCGCCGAGTGCATCGGTGTGCCGGCCGATGCACTCGGGGCCACCGTCGAACGCTTCAACCGGATGGTTGCACGAGGTGTCGACGAGGACTTCCATCGGGGCGCGGAGCCCTACGACAACGCCTTCGCCGGTGCGGGCGGCTCCCCGCTGGTGCCGATCGAGCAGCCGCCGTATCACGCCACGGCTTTCGGGCTGTCCGATCTCGGCACCAAGGGTGGGCTGCGCACGGACAACGCCGCGCGGGTTCTCGACAGGGCGGGCCTGCCGATCTCCGGGTTGTACGCCGCCGGTAATTCGATGGCGGCGGTGAGCGGCACGAGCTATCCCGCCGGTGGAAACCCGATCGCAGCGAGCATGGTGTTCAGCTACCTCGCGGCGCTGGACATGGCCGGCACCGCGGATCGGAATCCGCCCGGCTGAGTTGGTTGCTCGACAGCTACGAGCGCCCGTGCTCGTAGCTGTCGAGTCGATGGTCAGTACTGGTCGTCGGGCACGTGGATACCGCCCTCGGCCGCTGCACTGCGGATCGAGTCCCACAGTGCAGCGCACGTCTCGAGGCGGCACCGACCGGGAGTGGAGGCCTCGGCCCGCCGCTCCGCACACGTCGCCGCCGCTTCCTCGTCCCACTGAATGCTCGTCTGCTGCCAGCTGCTCTTGCGCACCTGGAGGCGGGCATCGCAGCGCAGGCACTGCACCGGCTCCATCGGTGCGTCGAGTAGCCGATCGTCGGTCTGTACCGTCATCAGGCGGACTGCTCCGTTGCTGTCTTGCGGGCGAGGTTCTCCTCGACCTCCTTGTGCCACGCCTCGTTGGGCCTGGTGGTGTCGAGTTCGTACTCGAACCGGTCCGTCATCTCCGGGGTGATGTCGGCGACGTCGGTGTAGAACTGCTCGTACCAGCGCCGAAGCTGGTATACCGGTCCGTCCTCTTCGCACAGCAGCGGATTGTCGATACGGGACTTGTTCTTCCAGATCGCGACATCCTGCTCGAAACCGATCTTGATGAAGTCGATCATCTTCGCGGCCAGGTCCTCCGCCGAGGTGTCCCCGTCGTCGGAACGCTCGACGATGACGCCGTACTGCAGCACGAAGTGGTTCGGGCTGACGGGGTAGTGGCAGTTGATCAGCACCGAGTTCACGTCCCGGTCCTCGTAGTGGTAAGTCAGCTCGTCGATCATGAACGACGGTCCGTAGTAGGAAGCGACCGACGTGTTGCCGAGGACCTTCGGTGTCCCACTGTCGCTCTCCTGGGGGCGTGCATCGTCCCGTCCGGTACCGCGTTGGTACTGGGTGGCGATGTGTCCCTCCAGGACGTTCTTGAAGTAGGTCGGGAACGAGTAGTGGACGTAGAAGAAGTGCGCCATGTCCACGGTGTTGTCGATGACCTCACGGCAGTTCGTGTACACGTCGGTGCTGTACCAGACCCAGTCGGTCCAGTCCTTGCTGGTGGCTCCTTCGATCCGCGGGATGGCCTGCTCGGGAATCGGCGGGTTCTTCTCGGGGTCGTTCCACACGAACAGCAGACCGTCCTGCTCCAGGGTGGGCCAGGCCGCGGTGCGTGCGCGCAGCGGCACGCGGCGGCTGTAGGGGATCCGTTTGCACCGTCCGTCGCCACCCCACCGCCAGTCGTGGAACGGACAGGCGACTTCGTCGCCCTTGATCGTGCCTTGAGACAGGTCGCCGCCCATGTGGCGGCAGTAAGCGTCCAACACGTTCACGGCCCCGTCACCGCTCGCGAAAACGACCAGCTTCCGGCCGAAAGCATTGATGGCGTGCGGTGCGCCGTCGCGGAACGTCTCGGACAGTCCGAGGCAGTGCCACCCGCGTGCGAAGCGCGTGGGTGACGACTCGGCCTCGATCGTGCGGACCTCGTCGGAATCGGTGTTCACAGCGGTCATGCTCATCCATCCCTTCCGGCCCTTGCGGTGCCTGATAGCCGGGACCGAACATAGGGCGATGGCAGGGCGCTATGGCGCCGTGGTCTCACTGACCGGAAGCGGTGCGCGCGGCGATCCGGTTGGCTGTGCATCATCGACCGGACAGTGCCGACACACCCGTGGAAGGACGCCTGATGGGTATCTCCTCCCTGTTCGATCTCGACGGACGCGTCGCGCTGATTGCCGGAGCGGGCCGCGGCATCGGCGCAGCCAGTGCGCTCGCGCTCGCCGAGGCCGGCGCCGATATCGCCGTGCTGTCCCGCAGCCCGGAACAGATCGAGGAGGTGGCGGGCAAGGCGAGAGAGCTGGGGCGCCGTGCGATCGCGATCCCGGCGGATGCCGCGGACGGTGCGGCATCGGCGCAGGCGGTCGCACGCGTCATCGAGGAGTTCGGCAAACTCGACATCGTGGTGTGCGTGACCGGCGGCTCCGTGCCGCGGCCGTTCTTGCAGACCCATGACGATGCGCTGCGTGAGTCCTTCGAGCGCAACGTGGTGCACGGGTTGCGGCTGGTGCGGGAGGCCGTGCCGCATCTGGTCGAGTCCGATGCCGCCAGCGTGGTGATGACGTCCAGCGCGATCGGTCATGTGGTCGGGCGTGGCTACCTCGCCTACGGCTCCGGCAAGGCCGCGTTGGAACATGCCGTGCGGCTGGCCGCGACCGAGCTGAATCCCCGCATCCGTATCAACGCCGTGGCACCGGGAGCGGTCCGCACCGATTCGCTGGAGACCGTCGCAGCCGACCCGGCAATCAAGAAGTCCTTGGAGGACGCCACTCCGTTGCAGCGCCTCGGTGACGCGGAGGACATCGCCGCCGCGGTGCTGTATCTGGCCTCGAGGGCATCCTCCTACGTCACCGGCCAAGTGCTCGCGGTGGACGGCGGCATGGCGGTGACCAACATGCCGATGCCCTATCCGGACCTGGAACCGGCGGCAGCCGAGGACTGATCCGCATTCGACGGGCGGGAGATTGGTAACCGGTGGTATTCGGCTGTGTGGGATTCGCTGGCAGCGGGCTATCAGCGCTGTTGATCATCACTGATGGTGCGGGAGTGGCGCATCGCCCAAACAGGGGGTACTCCGCCCGTGTGGACGTTCCCGGGAAGCGCAGTGTCGTGGCATCCTGCCGTCACGGTGATCATTTCACGGTCTCGGGAGAGATGGATGTCCAAGCGGTCGCTGTGGCAGCGTTACCAGCGTTTTCGGCGGCTCTGGCGGGCCACGCTGACCGGTGCCGAGCTCGGCTATACCGGACCGGCGGCGCTGGCTGAGTTCAACCCACCGGCGAACCGGCACTGGATTCGGACCCGGCTGGTCAACGCGGTCGATCAGGAGGATCGGCGGAAAGCAGCCCACGGGTATCTGATGCAAACTCTGCGGCTGGCCGAGCAGCAGGCCGCCGAGACCGAGGATACGGCCCTGCAGGAGGAGGTCGACCGCGCGCGGTTGTGGGTGGCCGAGTGCGATCTGGTGGCGGTCTCGGTGTTGGAGCAGGCTCAGCGTGCCGGGGGGCATGCCGTGCCCGAGGGTCGGGTCGATGATCCGGCCCGGTTTCAGCGGCAGTCGCAGCCTGAATCGGCACTCGAGCCCGAACCGGTGGACTTGGACGAATTCAAGGGTGACCGGAGGCAGCCGTGAATACGCGGGTGCACGCCACGGTCGAGCTCGCAGCCTGGCAGGACGGCGAGACCCGCCAGGTCTATGCACGCTACAAGAGTGAGCCCACTCAGCTGTTTTTCCTGGAAGACGGTGATGTCGAGCCGTATCGGCAGTGGTTGAAAGACCACGTCGAATGCTTCATGCCCGAGTGCGCCAACCGCGCGCTCATCCCGCGGCACGGCAACCATGGTCGTCGAGACCACTTCGGACACCACAGTGGAGCCGGCGGCCATGGAGACGAGTCACTGGCCCACGAGCAGGGCAAGCACGTGCTGCAACGCTGGCTGGAGCGCCAGGAAGCGGTACTGGAAACCCAGCTCGAGCGGTCGCTGGGTCGGCACGCGGTCATCGATGTCTACGCCTCGGACGGAGACTTCGAACTCGCCGTCGAGATGCAGTATTCGGCGCTGACGCCGAGCAAGTGGCGCCATCGCCACGAGGTGTATGGTCGGCATGGCATCATCGACGTGTGGGTGTGGGGCCACCGCGGTCCGCAGCTGCAGCTCGACCGCACGAGCACGGGCAAGCTGCGCCTGACCGGGGCACAGCGTGAGGTCGCCGCGACCGGTTACCCCCTGGTCTGGCTCAAGCCCGAGCGCGGTGAAGTCCTCACTGGCTGGGTGTACAAACACCTCGATGCGTATTCGCAGACGTATCAGCGTCGCCAGGACTGGCACGATGGCTACGACAACCACAAGGGTTTTCAAGTCCCACCCGGGGCCGAGGATGAGACCTGCTGGGTCACCCTCGATGCCCTGGATGACTGCGACCTCGACGAGTGGGGTCTGCTGACTCCGACTCGCCGGCTGCTGCAGCAGCAGCACACCGAGTGGCAGCAGGTCACCGACGCCCGCCGTCAGCAGGACTGCTGGTGGGCCGAACGGGATCAGCAAGCTCGAGAGGCCATGGCCACCCCCGAGCTGCGTGAGCACGCTTGGCAGCGCGACCCGCGGCGCCAGTGGTTGCTCGACGAGTTCGGTCAGGTCCCGGCCGTGCTCGACGGCGACAACAGCACCACGGCGGGCGTGTGGGCCCATCCCCGACAGTGGCGAGCGATCTTGTATGTCGAGCACGTCCACCAGGTGCGTCCGGGCTACCGCTTCGGAGTCCCAGAGTGCTACCGCACTCTCCGAGCTCACCACATCGTGCTGGACAACCCCGGCCCAGTGATCACCGAGTTTCTCGAGACGCTGGAGCAGGCCGGGCTGATTCGCGTGGTGCGCCAGCGCGGAAAGATCCTGGAGTGCTGGGTGCGGGGCCCGATTTCGGCAACCGCATCCCCGGAGCCTCGCGCCGAGGAGCCGACCGAGTCCACCGACGAGGCAGACTCACCGAGCGAGACACCCGACGAGAACGCCGAAGTCACCCAACCCCTTCCCAAGACCGCACCTCAGCGCGAGCCAGCTCCCGTGCCGACTTCACCATCCTCACCGGCCACCTCCCAACCAGCTCAGCCTCGGCGTCAACCGTGGTGGAAGCGTTTCTTCTGGCGTCGGTAGCTCATTTTCGTGATCAAAAGTGAAACGAGTCCCACCCGAGCGCAGCGATTTTGTCGGCAGCGTTTCGGCGGCCTTGCTGCGCCGAGGGTGCATGAGCTGGAGCGAGATGGCGGAGAGAGCCGAATTCGGTGGGGGGCTCGTAGGCTCTCGCGCCGGTGGTTGTCCGATAGGGACAGCGGAGGAGCACATGGGCGCCATGACGGCGGTATTGCGCTGGGATGGGCAGGGCCGTGCGGTGTATCGAGCCAGCCATGCTCCTGAAAGGTTGGCAACGCGCGGGCAGCTACGGTCCGAGGGATTGAGCACCGCCGGTCTGGAGCCAGCGGCGTGGCTGCATTACTCGCCGATGCACGGGATTTGCCCGTTGTACGAGCGGTCCGCGGCACGATCGGTTCGGCCGTTGACCGAGCGTCAGCGCGTCGCCTTGGCAGAAGGCCGACGCTGGGCACACTCTACGAACTGCGGCGACTGTGGCGTACTGATGGAGTGGCACCCGACGTGGGGACGCGGGATCAGGCAGTGTGCGAGGACTGCGCAGGCAAACGGCTACAGGCGCGCCTGGTTGCTGAGGCGGCCGAGCATCAGCGGATACTCGCCGCGGATCGCGCGGAGGCGTCGACGTGGGCCCGGGGCGTGTGGCCGATCCCGAGATGGTGATCCTCGATAGCGAGACGACCGGCCTCGATGGGTACGCGGTCCAGATCGCCGTGCTGTCGGCCGCTGGAGGCGTGCTGCTGGACACGCTGCTGCATCCCCAAGAGTCGATCCCGGTCGAGGCCACGGTGATCCACGGCATCACTGACGCCGACGTGGCCGACGCTCCGGTGTTCACCGCGATCGTGGATCGGCTCGCGACCGTTCTGCGTAACAAACGAGTCGTGGTCTACAACGCCGCGTTCGACGCGGCGGTCCTGCGACGCGAATTGGAGCGCTATGCCGAGTGGTGGGGAGACTGGCACCCGTACTGGGGTAAAACTACACCTGGCAACCCCTCAACGGCGGGCACAACGCTCTCAGCGGCTGCCGGGCTATGCTGCAGCGCCTGCACGAGATGGCAGACTCGGGCACGGGTTCCCAGGAGCGCGAGAAGGTGATGTCGTCGAACGCCGGCGATGAGGGGCCTTGACCGCACCTGCCTTCCGGTGTGGAGATCAGTGGGCACGTGTTGTGGTGGGGTAGTGCCAGGTGTTGCCGGTGCCTTGGTACTGCTCGACGGGGATGGGGTGACGTCCGGATGGGAGGTGGTCGCGGCACAGGGTCCCGTGCAGGTGGTCGATCTCGTGGGCGAAGTCGGCCGAGCCGGGCTCGTCGCCGCTTTCCACTTTGGACACATATGAGCGGCTGTAGCGCATCAGCATTGCCAGCGCGGTGCGAGAGAGACCGCGGACTTCGCGCCAGCGCCGGAACTCGGCGACGAACGCGCCGCCTTCGGTGGGGTCGTCGGTGTCGCTGTGCTCGCTCATCGTCGCCTTGTCCACCGTGCGTGTGCGTGAGTACGCCGTGCATTGTCGCTCACTCTATCTGCACACCCGGGCGGCACGATCTGCTTGGCGTTGTTGATGACCACTATACCCAGGAGTCGTTCATGTCTACCGTCGTACCCCGTTTTCCGGCCTGCCACGTGCTGCAGAAAACTGGAACCACATCCCGCCTTGGTAGAGCCATGGCGGTCTCGTCGGGACCATACGGAGGTCGTGGTCCAGGGTTGCCGGTGTGCTTTGGCGCACGCATCTCGTGTTCGGGCATGATGGGCCGTGAGCACCGCGCGGCGCTCGACCATAACGATGCCGCCCGGCCACGTGGTCTGGCCGGGCGGCATCGTCGTTGGTGCGGTATCACGTCAGCGTCAGCTGAACCGTCCTTGCTTGACCGCCTGGACGAACGCGCGACCGTGGCTGGCTGACACGGCCAGTACTGGCGAGTCGGTCAGTTTGGAGTCGCGCAGGCCGACGGCGTCGTGTGTCTGTGCGATCTCCACGCAGGAGCCTTGGTGGTCGCTGTAGCTGGACTTGCAAAACGTTGCTTCCCGCAACTGGTCGTGCCTGTTCACGGGTTCATCTCCTTTGCTGCTGTGGACAGGTGTGTCTGTGAGTCTTTCGTGTCCTGGGCGAGGTCTTGCAGCTGGGTCATGGCTCGTTTGTAGGCTTCGACCTCGGCAGGGTCTTCGTAGTAGTGCCCGCCGACGAGCTGGTCCACGGCCACGATGCCGGGATCGCCCATCTCGGGTGGGAACTTCATGATGTTGAAGGACCCGGTTTGCCCGAGGTGTGCTCCTGCTTCGAAGGGCAGGACCTGAATGTTGATGCGAGGGTGCTGGGCCATCTCGTGCAGGTGCCAGAGCTGAGCGGCCATCACCGCACGGCTGCCTCGGACACGGTGCAGCACGCCTTCGTCGAGCACGGCCCAGATCCGCACGGGGTCGTCATCGCGGTGCAGGATCTGTTGACGTCCGATGCGCAGTTCGACGCGTTGGCGCACCTCCTCTTCGGACAGTTCCGGATCGGCGCGGATGGTGGCTTCAGCGTAGTCCGAGGTTTGCAACAGGCCGGGAACGAGCAACGCGTCGAAGGAGGTCAGCTCGGCCGCACCAGCTTCCAGCCCGAGGTAGAGATCGAACCACTTCGGGACGGCTTTGCTCAGGGCTTTCCACCAGTTGTCCTTCTTGCGGGCGCCGGCCAGTAGTTGGCGGAAGAAGTCGATGCGTTCGGGGACACCGTAGAGGGTCAGCAGCAGCTCCAGGTCGGAAGCGCTGGGCAGGTTCGCTGCTTTCTCGATGTTGACAATCGCCTGTTGGCTGCGACCGATCCGGTTGGCCGCGTCCTGCTGGCGGCAACCAGCCTCAGTGCGAAGCCGTTTGAGGTGCAGGGCGATCCACCGCTTCAACACGGCGGGGCTCGAGGATGCGACCACAGGTCTCCTCCCATTGTTGATGGTGCTACTCGGGGCTGCCACCCACAGTCTCACTCGAATGGAGCACTCACTCCGGGTTGATTTTCTTGTATCAATCTACTTGTATCAAGGTATGGCTGCGTTCACAGTGTTGATCACGAATGTAGCTGCCAGACAGCAGAGGCCCTGGCGTGCCCCGACCGCCTACGGAAGCTCACTGTCTGGTTTTCAGTCCCCTGGCGGGCCGGGGCAGACCCCCGACCTGGCCCGGCCCGCCGGGTACCACGTAGCAACCATGGATCGAGAAGTCTGATGAGCACGGACAGCCTGACCGCCGCGCGCCCGTTCGTGGTCGCGCTCTGGGTTGGGGGAGCCGAGGTCACGCGTGTGGAGGTCAGTGATCTCCACACTGCTTACAGCACGCTGGCCGAGCTGCTCGAGCAGTCCCCGGGCGAGGCTTCGGGAGCCTGGGCAGTGGCTTCTGGATGGCCGGAGGCGATTTCCCTGGTGGTTCGCTTCCGGCCCGGCGTGGTGGGTGAACGCCAGCGGGTTGCTCACATCATCACTCTGGCTCCGGGGCAGTGGCACACCTGGGCTTTGACGACCTTGTGCGGAAGGTCGCTGCTCGTGGGCGAGGTGGAGTTCCTTCAGCCCGGTCAGGGGATGCCGTGCATGCCGTGTTTCCTGCGGTCGCGCCCCTTCGACGAGCAGTTAGGAGTGGCACGAGCATGAGCGAGCCACGCGAAAACTACCCCATCGGTGCGCTCGGCGAACGACGCCAGCCGGGTGCCCACATGTATTCAGGGTTGTCGTGGACGGGTGATCTGAACTCGGCGTCGGTGACCGCTGCCGAAGACTGGGACCAGTCCAGTGATTGGCTCCAGCGTCCGGAGCCACCTGACGTCCGGGCTCGACCAAGCCGCAAAGCGGGAGCAACCGAGGGCTTCACGATCCAGGCCCGTCAGGACTTGACGGTGCTGCACGAGCTACAAAAGCGCCTGGCGGCGCAGATCAGCCCATCCGACGAGCACAGCTCTGGTGACCACCGGGCGCAGTGAGCTTGTCATCGCGAAGGGACGTGAGAGTGAAATGGCTGCCCCCGTTTCCGAGGCCGAGGCGCCGTTGTTGGCGTTGACCTATAGTCAGCGCCCGGAACGCCCCGCGCAGCTACCACCTGTCGAGGACCATGCCTTCCTGCTGCTGGTCAAGGAAGCCCATCCCGACTTGGAACACGCCAGTCAGCAACACCGCAAGCGTGGCGAGGTGGTGCACGTCTTCCGCGATCGTGTCAGCAGCGAGTTCACCGTGTTGTATCAGCGCGCCAACGGCCGCCACACCGTCAAAGAGAGCGGTTATCCCTGGTTGGATCGACTCAACCAGCTCGCGGGCATGTGGCAGGCCACCCAGGTACCGCAGCGGGGTGGTGCACGATGATCCCGACCTTGGACTTCGCCGCGCTGGATACCGTGCCACTGCGCTCGGCGGTGACAGTGCCAGGCTTGGAACATCCGTCATTGCTGGCCGTACTGACTGCCGCGATGCCAGGTGTACAACACTCCCGGAAATCACTGCGCACCGAAGTGGATGAGCACACGCTGATCGACCTGCTGACGGGTTCCGCGGTGCGGGTGCTCATCTCCTGGGACCGGCAGCTGGGTCGCACCCGCACCAGCATCGCCGAGATCGGCCCCCGCCCCCTGTGGGACGAAGTGGTCGCCTACCTCGGCGAGTGGGAGCGGCACAGCCGCACCATTCCCGAGCACTGGGGCGAGCAAGGATGACGGTGGCGCAGGTCGCCGGACTCGTCGGTCTCGCGAGTATGACCAGCATGTTGATCGGGGTCTGCTGTGGGGCCGCCAACGGGACACACGTCGCCAGCCGTACTTCGCAGCAGTGGTCGAGACCCGCGCGCAG
This Haloactinomyces albus DNA region includes the following protein-coding sequences:
- a CDS encoding competence protein CoiA family protein, giving the protein MNTRVHATVELAAWQDGETRQVYARYKSEPTQLFFLEDGDVEPYRQWLKDHVECFMPECANRALIPRHGNHGRRDHFGHHSGAGGHGDESLAHEQGKHVLQRWLERQEAVLETQLERSLGRHAVIDVYASDGDFELAVEMQYSALTPSKWRHRHEVYGRHGIIDVWVWGHRGPQLQLDRTSTGKLRLTGAQREVAATGYPLVWLKPERGEVLTGWVYKHLDAYSQTYQRRQDWHDGYDNHKGFQVPPGAEDETCWVTLDALDDCDLDEWGLLTPTRRLLQQQHTEWQQVTDARRQQDCWWAERDQQAREAMATPELREHAWQRDPRRQWLLDEFGQVPAVLDGDNSTTAGVWAHPRQWRAILYVEHVHQVRPGYRFGVPECYRTLRAHHIVLDNPGPVITEFLETLEQAGLIRVVRQRGKILECWVRGPISATASPEPRAEEPTESTDEADSPSETPDENAEVTQPLPKTAPQREPAPVPTSPSSPATSQPAQPRRQPWWKRFFWRR
- a CDS encoding SDR family oxidoreductase, giving the protein MGISSLFDLDGRVALIAGAGRGIGAASALALAEAGADIAVLSRSPEQIEEVAGKARELGRRAIAIPADAADGAASAQAVARVIEEFGKLDIVVCVTGGSVPRPFLQTHDDALRESFERNVVHGLRLVREAVPHLVESDAASVVMTSSAIGHVVGRGYLAYGSGKAALEHAVRLAATELNPRIRINAVAPGAVRTDSLETVAADPAIKKSLEDATPLQRLGDAEDIAAAVLYLASRASSYVTGQVLAVDGGMAVTNMPMPYPDLEPAAAED
- a CDS encoding helix-turn-helix domain-containing protein, whose product is MSEHSDTDDPTEGGAFVAEFRRWREVRGLSRTALAMLMRYSRSYVSKVESGDEPGSADFAHEIDHLHGTLCRDHLPSGRHPIPVEQYQGTGNTWHYPTTTRAH
- a CDS encoding helix-turn-helix domain-containing protein encodes the protein MVASSSPAVLKRWIALHLKRLRTEAGCRQQDAANRIGRSQQAIVNIEKAANLPSASDLELLLTLYGVPERIDFFRQLLAGARKKDNWWKALSKAVPKWFDLYLGLEAGAAELTSFDALLVPGLLQTSDYAEATIRADPELSEEEVRQRVELRIGRQQILHRDDDPVRIWAVLDEGVLHRVRGSRAVMAAQLWHLHEMAQHPRINIQVLPFEAGAHLGQTGSFNIMKFPPEMGDPGIVAVDQLVGGHYYEDPAEVEAYKRAMTQLQDLAQDTKDSQTHLSTAAKEMNP
- a CDS encoding Rieske 2Fe-2S domain-containing protein; amino-acid sequence: MTAVNTDSDEVRTIEAESSPTRFARGWHCLGLSETFRDGAPHAINAFGRKLVVFASGDGAVNVLDAYCRHMGGDLSQGTIKGDEVACPFHDWRWGGDGRCKRIPYSRRVPLRARTAAWPTLEQDGLLFVWNDPEKNPPIPEQAIPRIEGATSKDWTDWVWYSTDVYTNCREVIDNTVDMAHFFYVHYSFPTYFKNVLEGHIATQYQRGTGRDDARPQESDSGTPKVLGNTSVASYYGPSFMIDELTYHYEDRDVNSVLINCHYPVSPNHFVLQYGVIVERSDDGDTSAEDLAAKMIDFIKIGFEQDVAIWKNKSRIDNPLLCEEDGPVYQLRRWYEQFYTDVADITPEMTDRFEYELDTTRPNEAWHKEVEENLARKTATEQSA
- a CDS encoding 3'-5' exonuclease; the encoded protein is MGPGRVADPEMVILDSETTGLDGYAVQIAVLSAAGGVLLDTLLHPQESIPVEATVIHGITDADVADAPVFTAIVDRLATVLRNKRVVVYNAAFDAAVLRRELERYAEWWGDWHPYWGKTTPGNPSTAGTTLSAAAGLCCSACTRWQTRARVPRSARR
- a CDS encoding DUF397 domain-containing protein, with product MNRHDQLREATFCKSSYSDHQGSCVEIAQTHDAVGLRDSKLTDSPVLAVSASHGRAFVQAVKQGRFS
- a CDS encoding ferredoxin, with amino-acid sequence MTVQTDDRLLDAPMEPVQCLRCDARLQVRKSSWQQTSIQWDEEAAATCAERRAEASTPGRCRLETCAALWDSIRSAAAEGGIHVPDDQY